A segment of the Nostoc sp. TCL26-01 genome:
TCACATTTCCTGCAACTATAGTATTTCTGAGATTGACTGTACCTTGATAGTTACGAATGCCACCACCACTACTAATGATTATATCGTCAACAATATTTTTAGTAATGGTACTATTGAGGACATTAACGTTGCCCTGATAATTATAGATACCACCACCGTCATCTGCTTTATTACCACTAATTGTGGTGTTAATTAAAGCAAGTGAGCCACCACTATTGTATATACCACCACCAGAGCCGTATGCTATGTTCGTATTGCCTCCACGATTACCAGAAATTGTGGAGTTAACTAAAGTGGCGCTCCCAGCGTTGTATATACCACCTCCATAATCATCACCAAAATTATTACTGATTGTGGAGTTAAGCAGTAACAGCGTACCATCACGACCATTTTTAATGCCACCGCCACCAGACAAATAACCACTGACGCTGTTAAAAATAACTGTGCTGCCGTTACGTAGTTGAGTAGTACCCAAGTTATCGATACCGCCACCATCTTCTGCATTGTTGCCAATGACGGTAGTATTGTTCAAGTCTAGAAAGCCATTGGACTGTACCCAAACTCCCCCACCAAAACTTCTAGTAGCTCCTCCTGTGACTACAACATTCTGTAAGCTTAATTGTCCACCACCGAGGACATGAAAAACGCGATCGCTATTTAATAAACCTGACGCATCAATAGTTGCCTCCTGCCCACCAACTGACGCAATATAAAGTACATTATTACGGCTCTTAATATCTAAATCTCCTGTGAGGGAGTTATCTTCATTAATCCCATTTGAAGTTAGGGTGTAAGTTGCACCTCCAGTTAACTGAATTTCATATTCAGTATTGGGATTAGCATTAGCAATTAAAATCGCATCCCGCAGAGATAACCCATTAGCCGCACTACCATCATTTTGATCGGCTGTAGTGTTGACTGTCAAAATGGTAATAGCCATATCACTGTCCTTATCAATTACAAATATGATGATGGCAGTGTAAAAGTTATCTTGAATAGGCGAAATATCCAAATATGCAATTAAGATTGCAGAAAACTGTATTGCTTATTAGTGGTTTGTAGGACTTATGCACTCAACCAATATAGTGACTGTACCCATATTTTTACTGATGCTATGTGTCATATTATTTTCCTATAAAATTATCAGTTTAGTTTTTGCATAATGCAAACATTCTTTTAAATTGTATTGACATTTCATGGAATTTTATGAAAAATTAGATACCCGACTTACTGGAATAAGTCAAGCGATCGCTACCATTACCACCAATTGCTTAGTAGTGGTTTGTACCATCACTTAAATTTCTTACAACATTCTTGCAACCTAATTCCAAAGTCTGTAGGGACGGGTTGACAGATATGCTCGAAAATTCACGAGTATTTTCGCTCAACCCGCCCCTACCGCTTGTGATGAATGCGGGTTAAGTCCTAATTACTGTTGGCTGAACCAAGCATCTAAATCAGCAACAGTAGTAAAATCTAGTAATGCTTCCCCTAGATTTTCTAACTGTTCAATAGATAACCCTTGAACTCGCTCAACTAATGAAGCATCAATTTCACCAATTCGCCGATTCAAAAGACGCAATATTAAGTCTTTTTTTCCTTCCTGTCTACCTTCCTGTCTACCTTCTTGTCTACCTTCTTGTCTACCTTCCTGTCTACCTTCTTGTCTGCCTTCCTGCTTGGCTTGTTCTCTATCTCTTTGATACAGTGGTTCTAATCGCATGATTAACTCCCGATCATCTGCTGTTAATTTTTGATTTACCCTCAAGTTTTCGCGCAAGTTGTAAACTAATTCAAGTGTAGCTTTCTGGTATGGATGATTTAATGGTAACTCCTGTAACTCAATGATTGCTTGTGACTGTACATTTCCTCTACCCAAAAGTCTTAACCATAAAGTTTCCGGAGTTATTGGTAGCTGGTGTATCGCTACAATTGCTGTCCGCAAAGCTTCTGCTAAAAAATGGACTCCTGATAGCCAATCTGGTTTTTGAATAGTAGCGAAACTAGATAATCTAGGTTGAGAAATGGTAGGGGTGAGAATCCACAATTTAGGAATTTCTGGTTGCTGAAGTTTGATGTTATTGGCTTTTGCTTCTCGTCGTAATAATGCTTTAACTTCTAATGATTTGAGAATACAGTCGCAGATTTCGTCGGTAGAGGCTGGATTGCGGAAGGGTTCTATAATTGCTGGATGTTCAGCAAATCTTCCTAGCAAACCCAAGATTTGTAAATTAAATTTTTGCTGTTTATGAGGAGTGAATAACACATCTATTTCTTTAATCTCTCCTGAGATTTTTGCTGATGCTGTGACTTCTCCGTAATTTTTGAGAAGTTCTTCTAGATAGTCTTTGGCAAATTCGTCATGTATGAAGCGAGTCATTTAATTGCAAATCTGGTCTGATTTTTAAGATATTTAATGATTTTATAAGATATTAATTCACCAAAAATAAAACTAAGGACACTCACGACTCATCACCAATTCCCCATTTTCCAAGCGATACACTCCATGCGGTTCTACAATGGGATCGCCTTTCTTCCATGAACTAGCTGTACTATTATTGCTAACATTCTGCACGTCACCAGTAGAATAACTAGAAGCCATAGCTTCACCTGGACGAGTTGGTAAACCACTATTACCAGTAATAATAAAACTCCCTTCTTTTTTGGGATTACGAGCAATACAACTATTCGCAATGAGAGCGTTAGTATCTATTAAATTATTAGGCAACTCCGTGAGACTATTTTTGATAGCATCATTTTCAGGCGCATTAATAGTAATGAAACCTTGAATACCTAAAGTTGAACTGGCAGTAATGTCACTTTTATCCGTTAACCCTGAGCGTGCCTCAATCCCAAAAATACCTTTAGTACTAATTTGAATATTACCACCTTTACCTGCAAAAGCATTAGCAGTGATGTCACTGTTTTCATCAGGGATGACCACAATAAAACCCTCAGAGGCATCAATATCAATATTGCCTCCATTAGCATTATTAAAAGCTGTGGCTGAGATTAAACTTTGATTTTCTAAAATTAACAAATTAATATCTTTCAAGATAATATTTGCACCTGCTCCAGTATTGGTTTCAGCTTTGATATTACCTCGATTTAAACGAATAGTATTACTGTTAATAGTTAAATTACCAGCAGTCGCGTTACCTGTACCACTGACTGTGATTACGCCGTTATCTCTCACATTCAGTTGAGGAGTACTAATATTCAAATTTCCTGCTTGACCTGATGCTTCGGCTTGACTAAATAAAGTGCTAACTACAGTATTAGAATTAATTGTGGTACTACCAATTATATCTAAAGATTCGGTAGCTTGAATATTTAAAGTACCCGCAGCACCTACATTAAATGAACCAACTCTTACTTCACCACCATTTCTAATTAGCAATTGTCTAACATTTATATTCTGTGTTGTTGCTTGACCAGAACCAAAATTATCAGCCGAGATTCTCGCTCCATTTTCAACAATAAGTATTCCTGTATTCAGGGTAAAACTTCCAACATTACCTGTGGCTTCTGGTTCAGCAGAAACAAAAATCCCACTACGTTGGTCATCATCAAATGTGCCAGTAGCGAATGGA
Coding sequences within it:
- a CDS encoding DUF4351 domain-containing protein, with protein sequence MTRFIHDEFAKDYLEELLKNYGEVTASAKISGEIKEIDVLFTPHKQQKFNLQILGLLGRFAEHPAIIEPFRNPASTDEICDCILKSLEVKALLRREAKANNIKLQQPEIPKLWILTPTISQPRLSSFATIQKPDWLSGVHFLAEALRTAIVAIHQLPITPETLWLRLLGRGNVQSQAIIELQELPLNHPYQKATLELVYNLRENLRVNQKLTADDRELIMRLEPLYQRDREQAKQEGRQEGRQEGRQEGRQEGRQEGRQEGKKDLILRLLNRRIGEIDASLVERVQGLSIEQLENLGEALLDFTTVADLDAWFSQQ